A single window of Callithrix jacchus isolate 240 chromosome 6, calJac240_pri, whole genome shotgun sequence DNA harbors:
- the LOC100407797 gene encoding myc box-dependent-interacting protein 1 isoform X8: MAEMGSKGVTAGKIASNVQKKLTRAQEKVLQKLGKADETKDEQFEQCVQNFNKQLTEGTRLQKDLRTYLASVKAMHEASKKLNECLQEVYEPDWPGRDEANKIAENNDLLWMDYHQKLVDQALLTMDTYLGQFPDIKSRIAKRGRKLVDYDSARHHYESLQTAKKKDEAKIAKPVSLLEKAAPQWCQGKLQAHLVAQTNLLRNQAEEELIKAQKVFEEMNVDLQEELPSLWNSRVGFYVNTFQSIAGLEENFHKEMSKLNQNLNDVLVSLEKQHGSNTFTVKAQPRKKSKLFSRLRRKKNSDNAPAKGNKSPSPPDGSPAATPEIRVNHEPEPAGGSMPGAALPKSPSQFEAPGPFSEQASLLDLDFDPLPPVTSPVKAPTPSGQSIPWDLWEPTESPAGSLPSREPSAAEGTFAVAWPSQTAEPGPAQPAEASEVAGGTQPAAGAQEPGETAASEAASSSLPAVVVETFPATVNGTVEGGSGAGRLDLPPGFMFKVQAQHDYTATDTDELQLKAGDVVLVIPFQNPEEQDEGWLMGVKESDWNQHKELEKCRGVFPENFTERVP; the protein is encoded by the exons GTTCTCCAgaagctggggaaggcagatgaGACCAAGGATGAGCAGTTTGAGCAGTGCGTCCAGAACTTCAACAAGCAGCTG ACTGAAGGCACCCGGCTGCAAAAGGATCTCCGGACCTACCTGGCCTCTGTCAAAG CCATGCACGAGGCCTCCAAGAAGCTGAACGAGTGTCTGCAGGAGGTGTATGAGCCTGACTGGCCCGGCAGGGATGAGGCCAACAAGATCGCAGAG AACAATGACCTGCTGTGGATGGATTACCACCAGAAGCTGGTGGACCAGGCGCTGCTGACCATGGACACGTACCTGGGCCAGTTTCCCGACATCAAG TCACGCATCGCCAAGCGGGGGCGCAAGCTGGTGGACTACGACAGTGCCCGGCATCACTACGAGTCTCTGCAAACCGCCAAAAAGAAGGATGAAGCCAAAATCGCCAAG cctgtcTCGCTGCTTGAGAAAGCTGCCCCCCAGTGGTGCCAAGGCAAACTGCAGGCTCATCTCGTAGCTCAAACTAACCTGCTCCGAAATCAG GCCGAGGAGGAGCTCATCAAAGCCCAGAAGGTGTTTGAGGAGATGAATGTGGATCTGCAGGAGGAGCTGCCGTCCCTGTGGAACAG CCGCGTAGGTTTCTATGTCAACACGTTCCAGAGCATCGCGGGCCTGGAGGAGAACTTCCACAAGGAGATGAGCAAG CTCAACCAGAACCTCAACGACGTGCTGGTCAGCCTGGAGAAACAGCATGGGAGCAACACCTTCACGGTCAAGGCCCAGCCCAG aaagaaaagtaaactgTTTTCGCGGCTGCGCAGAAAGAAGAACAG TGACAACGCGCCTGCAAAAGGGAATAAGAGCCCTTCACCTCCAGATGGCTCCCCTGCCGCCACCCCTGAGATCAGAGTCAATCACGAGCCAGAGCCAGCCGGCGGGTCCATGCCTGGGGCAGCCCTCCCCAAGTCCCCATCTCAG TTTGAGGCCCCAGGGCCTTTCTCGGAGCAGGCCAGTCTGCTGGACCTGGACTTTGACCCCCTCCCACCCGTGACGAGCCCTGTGAAGGCGCCCACGCCCTCTGGTCAG TCAATTCCATGGGACCTCTGGGAG CCCACAGAGAGTCCAGCCGGCAGCCTGCCTTCCAGGGAGCCCAGCGCTGCCGAGGGCACCTTTGCTGTGGCCTGGCCCAGCCAGACGGCCGAGCCGGGGCCCGCCCAA CCAGCAGAGGCCTCGGAGGTGGCGGGTGGGACCCAACCTgcggctggagcccaggagcccGGGGAGACGGCGGCAAGTGAAGCAGCCTCC AGCTCTCTTCCTGCTGTCGTGGTGGAGACCTTTccagcaactgtgaatggcactGTGGAGGGTGGCAGTGGGGCTGGGCGCCTGGACCTACCCCCAGGTTTCATGTTCAAG GTGCAGGCCCAGCACGACTACACCGCCACTGACACAGATGAGCTGCAGCTCAAGGCTGGCGACGTGGTGCTGGTCATCCCCTTCCAGAACCCCGAGGAGCAG GATGAAGGCTGGCTCATGGGCGTGAAGGAGAGTGACTGGAACCAGCACAAGGAGCTGGAGAAGTGCCGGGGCGTCTTCCCCGAGAACTTCACCGAGAGGGTCCCGTGA
- the LOC100407797 gene encoding myc box-dependent-interacting protein 1 isoform X4: MMRKVLQKLGKADETKDEQFEQCVQNFNKQLTEGTRLQKDLRTYLASVKAMHEASKKLNECLQEVYEPDWPGRDEANKIAENNDLLWMDYHQKLVDQALLTMDTYLGQFPDIKSRIAKRGRKLVDYDSARHHYESLQTAKKKDEAKIAKPVSLLEKAAPQWCQGKLQAHLVAQTNLLRNQAEEELIKAQKVFEEMNVDLQEELPSLWNSRVGFYVNTFQSIAGLEENFHKEMSKLNQNLNDVLVSLEKQHGSNTFTVKAQPRKKSKLFSRLRRKKNSDNAPAKGNKSPSPPDGSPAATPEIRVNHEPEPAGGSMPGAALPKSPSQLRKGPPVPPPPKHTPSKEVKQEQILSLFEDTFVPEISVTTPSQFEAPGPFSEQASLLDLDFDPLPPVTSPVKAPTPSGQSIPWDLWEPTESPAGSLPSREPSAAEGTFAVAWPSQTAEPGPAQPAEASEVAGGTQPAAGAQEPGETAASEAASSSLPAVVVETFPATVNGTVEGGSGAGRLDLPPGFMFKVQAQHDYTATDTDELQLKAGDVVLVIPFQNPEEQDEGWLMGVKESDWNQHKELEKCRGVFPENFTERVP; encoded by the exons ATGATGCGGAAG GTTCTCCAgaagctggggaaggcagatgaGACCAAGGATGAGCAGTTTGAGCAGTGCGTCCAGAACTTCAACAAGCAGCTG ACTGAAGGCACCCGGCTGCAAAAGGATCTCCGGACCTACCTGGCCTCTGTCAAAG CCATGCACGAGGCCTCCAAGAAGCTGAACGAGTGTCTGCAGGAGGTGTATGAGCCTGACTGGCCCGGCAGGGATGAGGCCAACAAGATCGCAGAG AACAATGACCTGCTGTGGATGGATTACCACCAGAAGCTGGTGGACCAGGCGCTGCTGACCATGGACACGTACCTGGGCCAGTTTCCCGACATCAAG TCACGCATCGCCAAGCGGGGGCGCAAGCTGGTGGACTACGACAGTGCCCGGCATCACTACGAGTCTCTGCAAACCGCCAAAAAGAAGGATGAAGCCAAAATCGCCAAG cctgtcTCGCTGCTTGAGAAAGCTGCCCCCCAGTGGTGCCAAGGCAAACTGCAGGCTCATCTCGTAGCTCAAACTAACCTGCTCCGAAATCAG GCCGAGGAGGAGCTCATCAAAGCCCAGAAGGTGTTTGAGGAGATGAATGTGGATCTGCAGGAGGAGCTGCCGTCCCTGTGGAACAG CCGCGTAGGTTTCTATGTCAACACGTTCCAGAGCATCGCGGGCCTGGAGGAGAACTTCCACAAGGAGATGAGCAAG CTCAACCAGAACCTCAACGACGTGCTGGTCAGCCTGGAGAAACAGCATGGGAGCAACACCTTCACGGTCAAGGCCCAGCCCAG aaagaaaagtaaactgTTTTCGCGGCTGCGCAGAAAGAAGAACAG TGACAACGCGCCTGCAAAAGGGAATAAGAGCCCTTCACCTCCAGATGGCTCCCCTGCCGCCACCCCTGAGATCAGAGTCAATCACGAGCCAGAGCCAGCCGGCGGGTCCATGCCTGGGGCAGCCCTCCCCAAGTCCCCATCTCAG CTCCGGAAAGGCCCACCAGTCCCTCCGCCTCCCAAACACACCCCGTCCAAGGAAGTCAAGCAGGAGCAGATCCTCAGCCTGTTTGAGGACACGTTTGTCCCTGAGATCAGCGTGACCACCCCCTCCCAG TTTGAGGCCCCAGGGCCTTTCTCGGAGCAGGCCAGTCTGCTGGACCTGGACTTTGACCCCCTCCCACCCGTGACGAGCCCTGTGAAGGCGCCCACGCCCTCTGGTCAG TCAATTCCATGGGACCTCTGGGAG CCCACAGAGAGTCCAGCCGGCAGCCTGCCTTCCAGGGAGCCCAGCGCTGCCGAGGGCACCTTTGCTGTGGCCTGGCCCAGCCAGACGGCCGAGCCGGGGCCCGCCCAA CCAGCAGAGGCCTCGGAGGTGGCGGGTGGGACCCAACCTgcggctggagcccaggagcccGGGGAGACGGCGGCAAGTGAAGCAGCCTCC AGCTCTCTTCCTGCTGTCGTGGTGGAGACCTTTccagcaactgtgaatggcactGTGGAGGGTGGCAGTGGGGCTGGGCGCCTGGACCTACCCCCAGGTTTCATGTTCAAG GTGCAGGCCCAGCACGACTACACCGCCACTGACACAGATGAGCTGCAGCTCAAGGCTGGCGACGTGGTGCTGGTCATCCCCTTCCAGAACCCCGAGGAGCAG GATGAAGGCTGGCTCATGGGCGTGAAGGAGAGTGACTGGAACCAGCACAAGGAGCTGGAGAAGTGCCGGGGCGTCTTCCCCGAGAACTTCACCGAGAGGGTCCCGTGA
- the LOC100407797 gene encoding myc box-dependent-interacting protein 1 isoform X44, which produces MAEMGSKGVTAGKIASNVQKKLTRAQEKVLQKLGKADETKDEQFEQCVQNFNKQLTEGTRLQKDLRTYLASVKAMHEASKKLNECLQEVYEPDWPGRDEANKIAENNDLLWMDYHQKLVDQALLTMDTYLGQFPDIKSRIAKRGRKLVDYDSARHHYESLQTAKKKDEAKIAKAEEELIKAQKVFEEMNVDLQEELPSLWNSRVGFYVNTFQSIAGLEENFHKEMSKLNQNLNDVLVSLEKQHGSNTFTVKAQPRKKSKLFSRLRRKKNSDNAPAKGNKSPSPPDGSPAATPEIRVNHEPEPAGGSMPGAALPKSPSQSSLPAVVVETFPATVNGTVEGGSGAGRLDLPPGFMFKVQAQHDYTATDTDELQLKAGDVVLVIPFQNPEEQDEGWLMGVKESDWNQHKELEKCRGVFPENFTERVP; this is translated from the exons GTTCTCCAgaagctggggaaggcagatgaGACCAAGGATGAGCAGTTTGAGCAGTGCGTCCAGAACTTCAACAAGCAGCTG ACTGAAGGCACCCGGCTGCAAAAGGATCTCCGGACCTACCTGGCCTCTGTCAAAG CCATGCACGAGGCCTCCAAGAAGCTGAACGAGTGTCTGCAGGAGGTGTATGAGCCTGACTGGCCCGGCAGGGATGAGGCCAACAAGATCGCAGAG AACAATGACCTGCTGTGGATGGATTACCACCAGAAGCTGGTGGACCAGGCGCTGCTGACCATGGACACGTACCTGGGCCAGTTTCCCGACATCAAG TCACGCATCGCCAAGCGGGGGCGCAAGCTGGTGGACTACGACAGTGCCCGGCATCACTACGAGTCTCTGCAAACCGCCAAAAAGAAGGATGAAGCCAAAATCGCCAAG GCCGAGGAGGAGCTCATCAAAGCCCAGAAGGTGTTTGAGGAGATGAATGTGGATCTGCAGGAGGAGCTGCCGTCCCTGTGGAACAG CCGCGTAGGTTTCTATGTCAACACGTTCCAGAGCATCGCGGGCCTGGAGGAGAACTTCCACAAGGAGATGAGCAAG CTCAACCAGAACCTCAACGACGTGCTGGTCAGCCTGGAGAAACAGCATGGGAGCAACACCTTCACGGTCAAGGCCCAGCCCAG aaagaaaagtaaactgTTTTCGCGGCTGCGCAGAAAGAAGAACAG TGACAACGCGCCTGCAAAAGGGAATAAGAGCCCTTCACCTCCAGATGGCTCCCCTGCCGCCACCCCTGAGATCAGAGTCAATCACGAGCCAGAGCCAGCCGGCGGGTCCATGCCTGGGGCAGCCCTCCCCAAGTCCCCATCTCAG AGCTCTCTTCCTGCTGTCGTGGTGGAGACCTTTccagcaactgtgaatggcactGTGGAGGGTGGCAGTGGGGCTGGGCGCCTGGACCTACCCCCAGGTTTCATGTTCAAG GTGCAGGCCCAGCACGACTACACCGCCACTGACACAGATGAGCTGCAGCTCAAGGCTGGCGACGTGGTGCTGGTCATCCCCTTCCAGAACCCCGAGGAGCAG GATGAAGGCTGGCTCATGGGCGTGAAGGAGAGTGACTGGAACCAGCACAAGGAGCTGGAGAAGTGCCGGGGCGTCTTCCCCGAGAACTTCACCGAGAGGGTCCCGTGA
- the LOC100407797 gene encoding myc box-dependent-interacting protein 1 isoform X18: MAEMGSKGVTAGKIASNVQKKLTRAQEKVLQKLGKADETKDEQFEQCVQNFNKQLTEGTRLQKDLRTYLASVKAMHEASKKLNECLQEVYEPDWPGRDEANKIAENNDLLWMDYHQKLVDQALLTMDTYLGQFPDIKSRIAKRGRKLVDYDSARHHYESLQTAKKKDEAKIAKPVSLLEKAAPQWCQGKLQAHLVAQTNLLRNQAEEELIKAQKVFEEMNVDLQEELPSLWNSRVGFYVNTFQSIAGLEENFHKEMSKLNQNLNDVLVSLEKQHGSNTFTVKAQPRKKSKLFSRLRRKKNSDNAPAKGNKSPSPPDGSPAATPEIRVNHEPEPAGGSMPGAALPKSPSQFEAPGPFSEQASLLDLDFDPLPPVTSPVKAPTPSGQSIPWDLWEPAEASEVAGGTQPAAGAQEPGETAASEAASSSLPAVVVETFPATVNGTVEGGSGAGRLDLPPGFMFKVQAQHDYTATDTDELQLKAGDVVLVIPFQNPEEQDEGWLMGVKESDWNQHKELEKCRGVFPENFTERVP, translated from the exons GTTCTCCAgaagctggggaaggcagatgaGACCAAGGATGAGCAGTTTGAGCAGTGCGTCCAGAACTTCAACAAGCAGCTG ACTGAAGGCACCCGGCTGCAAAAGGATCTCCGGACCTACCTGGCCTCTGTCAAAG CCATGCACGAGGCCTCCAAGAAGCTGAACGAGTGTCTGCAGGAGGTGTATGAGCCTGACTGGCCCGGCAGGGATGAGGCCAACAAGATCGCAGAG AACAATGACCTGCTGTGGATGGATTACCACCAGAAGCTGGTGGACCAGGCGCTGCTGACCATGGACACGTACCTGGGCCAGTTTCCCGACATCAAG TCACGCATCGCCAAGCGGGGGCGCAAGCTGGTGGACTACGACAGTGCCCGGCATCACTACGAGTCTCTGCAAACCGCCAAAAAGAAGGATGAAGCCAAAATCGCCAAG cctgtcTCGCTGCTTGAGAAAGCTGCCCCCCAGTGGTGCCAAGGCAAACTGCAGGCTCATCTCGTAGCTCAAACTAACCTGCTCCGAAATCAG GCCGAGGAGGAGCTCATCAAAGCCCAGAAGGTGTTTGAGGAGATGAATGTGGATCTGCAGGAGGAGCTGCCGTCCCTGTGGAACAG CCGCGTAGGTTTCTATGTCAACACGTTCCAGAGCATCGCGGGCCTGGAGGAGAACTTCCACAAGGAGATGAGCAAG CTCAACCAGAACCTCAACGACGTGCTGGTCAGCCTGGAGAAACAGCATGGGAGCAACACCTTCACGGTCAAGGCCCAGCCCAG aaagaaaagtaaactgTTTTCGCGGCTGCGCAGAAAGAAGAACAG TGACAACGCGCCTGCAAAAGGGAATAAGAGCCCTTCACCTCCAGATGGCTCCCCTGCCGCCACCCCTGAGATCAGAGTCAATCACGAGCCAGAGCCAGCCGGCGGGTCCATGCCTGGGGCAGCCCTCCCCAAGTCCCCATCTCAG TTTGAGGCCCCAGGGCCTTTCTCGGAGCAGGCCAGTCTGCTGGACCTGGACTTTGACCCCCTCCCACCCGTGACGAGCCCTGTGAAGGCGCCCACGCCCTCTGGTCAG TCAATTCCATGGGACCTCTGGGAG CCAGCAGAGGCCTCGGAGGTGGCGGGTGGGACCCAACCTgcggctggagcccaggagcccGGGGAGACGGCGGCAAGTGAAGCAGCCTCC AGCTCTCTTCCTGCTGTCGTGGTGGAGACCTTTccagcaactgtgaatggcactGTGGAGGGTGGCAGTGGGGCTGGGCGCCTGGACCTACCCCCAGGTTTCATGTTCAAG GTGCAGGCCCAGCACGACTACACCGCCACTGACACAGATGAGCTGCAGCTCAAGGCTGGCGACGTGGTGCTGGTCATCCCCTTCCAGAACCCCGAGGAGCAG GATGAAGGCTGGCTCATGGGCGTGAAGGAGAGTGACTGGAACCAGCACAAGGAGCTGGAGAAGTGCCGGGGCGTCTTCCCCGAGAACTTCACCGAGAGGGTCCCGTGA
- the LOC100407797 gene encoding myc box-dependent-interacting protein 1 isoform X29, with protein MAEMGSKGVTAGKIASNVQKKLTRAQEKVLQKLGKADETKDEQFEQCVQNFNKQLTEGTRLQKDLRTYLASVKAMHEASKKLNECLQEVYEPDWPGRDEANKIAENNDLLWMDYHQKLVDQALLTMDTYLGQFPDIKSRIAKRGRKLVDYDSARHHYESLQTAKKKDEAKIAKAEEELIKAQKVFEEMNVDLQEELPSLWNSRVGFYVNTFQSIAGLEENFHKEMSKLNQNLNDVLVSLEKQHGSNTFTVKAQPRKKSKLFSRLRRKKNSDNAPAKGNKSPSPPDGSPAATPEIRVNHEPEPAGGSMPGAALPKSPSQPTESPAGSLPSREPSAAEGTFAVAWPSQTAEPGPAQPAEASEVAGGTQPAAGAQEPGETAASEAASSSLPAVVVETFPATVNGTVEGGSGAGRLDLPPGFMFKVQAQHDYTATDTDELQLKAGDVVLVIPFQNPEEQDEGWLMGVKESDWNQHKELEKCRGVFPENFTERVP; from the exons GTTCTCCAgaagctggggaaggcagatgaGACCAAGGATGAGCAGTTTGAGCAGTGCGTCCAGAACTTCAACAAGCAGCTG ACTGAAGGCACCCGGCTGCAAAAGGATCTCCGGACCTACCTGGCCTCTGTCAAAG CCATGCACGAGGCCTCCAAGAAGCTGAACGAGTGTCTGCAGGAGGTGTATGAGCCTGACTGGCCCGGCAGGGATGAGGCCAACAAGATCGCAGAG AACAATGACCTGCTGTGGATGGATTACCACCAGAAGCTGGTGGACCAGGCGCTGCTGACCATGGACACGTACCTGGGCCAGTTTCCCGACATCAAG TCACGCATCGCCAAGCGGGGGCGCAAGCTGGTGGACTACGACAGTGCCCGGCATCACTACGAGTCTCTGCAAACCGCCAAAAAGAAGGATGAAGCCAAAATCGCCAAG GCCGAGGAGGAGCTCATCAAAGCCCAGAAGGTGTTTGAGGAGATGAATGTGGATCTGCAGGAGGAGCTGCCGTCCCTGTGGAACAG CCGCGTAGGTTTCTATGTCAACACGTTCCAGAGCATCGCGGGCCTGGAGGAGAACTTCCACAAGGAGATGAGCAAG CTCAACCAGAACCTCAACGACGTGCTGGTCAGCCTGGAGAAACAGCATGGGAGCAACACCTTCACGGTCAAGGCCCAGCCCAG aaagaaaagtaaactgTTTTCGCGGCTGCGCAGAAAGAAGAACAG TGACAACGCGCCTGCAAAAGGGAATAAGAGCCCTTCACCTCCAGATGGCTCCCCTGCCGCCACCCCTGAGATCAGAGTCAATCACGAGCCAGAGCCAGCCGGCGGGTCCATGCCTGGGGCAGCCCTCCCCAAGTCCCCATCTCAG CCCACAGAGAGTCCAGCCGGCAGCCTGCCTTCCAGGGAGCCCAGCGCTGCCGAGGGCACCTTTGCTGTGGCCTGGCCCAGCCAGACGGCCGAGCCGGGGCCCGCCCAA CCAGCAGAGGCCTCGGAGGTGGCGGGTGGGACCCAACCTgcggctggagcccaggagcccGGGGAGACGGCGGCAAGTGAAGCAGCCTCC AGCTCTCTTCCTGCTGTCGTGGTGGAGACCTTTccagcaactgtgaatggcactGTGGAGGGTGGCAGTGGGGCTGGGCGCCTGGACCTACCCCCAGGTTTCATGTTCAAG GTGCAGGCCCAGCACGACTACACCGCCACTGACACAGATGAGCTGCAGCTCAAGGCTGGCGACGTGGTGCTGGTCATCCCCTTCCAGAACCCCGAGGAGCAG GATGAAGGCTGGCTCATGGGCGTGAAGGAGAGTGACTGGAACCAGCACAAGGAGCTGGAGAAGTGCCGGGGCGTCTTCCCCGAGAACTTCACCGAGAGGGTCCCGTGA
- the LOC100407797 gene encoding myc box-dependent-interacting protein 1 isoform X40 has translation MMRKVLQKLGKADETKDEQFEQCVQNFNKQLTEGTRLQKDLRTYLASVKAMHEASKKLNECLQEVYEPDWPGRDEANKIAENNDLLWMDYHQKLVDQALLTMDTYLGQFPDIKSRIAKRGRKLVDYDSARHHYESLQTAKKKDEAKIAKAEEELIKAQKVFEEMNVDLQEELPSLWNSRVGFYVNTFQSIAGLEENFHKEMSKLNQNLNDVLVSLEKQHGSNTFTVKAQPSDNAPAKGNKSPSPPDGSPAATPEIRVNHEPEPAGGSMPGAALPKSPSQPTESPAGSLPSREPSAAEGTFAVAWPSQTAEPGPAQPAEASEVAGGTQPAAGAQEPGETAASEAASSSLPAVVVETFPATVNGTVEGGSGAGRLDLPPGFMFKVQAQHDYTATDTDELQLKAGDVVLVIPFQNPEEQDEGWLMGVKESDWNQHKELEKCRGVFPENFTERVP, from the exons ATGATGCGGAAG GTTCTCCAgaagctggggaaggcagatgaGACCAAGGATGAGCAGTTTGAGCAGTGCGTCCAGAACTTCAACAAGCAGCTG ACTGAAGGCACCCGGCTGCAAAAGGATCTCCGGACCTACCTGGCCTCTGTCAAAG CCATGCACGAGGCCTCCAAGAAGCTGAACGAGTGTCTGCAGGAGGTGTATGAGCCTGACTGGCCCGGCAGGGATGAGGCCAACAAGATCGCAGAG AACAATGACCTGCTGTGGATGGATTACCACCAGAAGCTGGTGGACCAGGCGCTGCTGACCATGGACACGTACCTGGGCCAGTTTCCCGACATCAAG TCACGCATCGCCAAGCGGGGGCGCAAGCTGGTGGACTACGACAGTGCCCGGCATCACTACGAGTCTCTGCAAACCGCCAAAAAGAAGGATGAAGCCAAAATCGCCAAG GCCGAGGAGGAGCTCATCAAAGCCCAGAAGGTGTTTGAGGAGATGAATGTGGATCTGCAGGAGGAGCTGCCGTCCCTGTGGAACAG CCGCGTAGGTTTCTATGTCAACACGTTCCAGAGCATCGCGGGCCTGGAGGAGAACTTCCACAAGGAGATGAGCAAG CTCAACCAGAACCTCAACGACGTGCTGGTCAGCCTGGAGAAACAGCATGGGAGCAACACCTTCACGGTCAAGGCCCAGCCCAG TGACAACGCGCCTGCAAAAGGGAATAAGAGCCCTTCACCTCCAGATGGCTCCCCTGCCGCCACCCCTGAGATCAGAGTCAATCACGAGCCAGAGCCAGCCGGCGGGTCCATGCCTGGGGCAGCCCTCCCCAAGTCCCCATCTCAG CCCACAGAGAGTCCAGCCGGCAGCCTGCCTTCCAGGGAGCCCAGCGCTGCCGAGGGCACCTTTGCTGTGGCCTGGCCCAGCCAGACGGCCGAGCCGGGGCCCGCCCAA CCAGCAGAGGCCTCGGAGGTGGCGGGTGGGACCCAACCTgcggctggagcccaggagcccGGGGAGACGGCGGCAAGTGAAGCAGCCTCC AGCTCTCTTCCTGCTGTCGTGGTGGAGACCTTTccagcaactgtgaatggcactGTGGAGGGTGGCAGTGGGGCTGGGCGCCTGGACCTACCCCCAGGTTTCATGTTCAAG GTGCAGGCCCAGCACGACTACACCGCCACTGACACAGATGAGCTGCAGCTCAAGGCTGGCGACGTGGTGCTGGTCATCCCCTTCCAGAACCCCGAGGAGCAG GATGAAGGCTGGCTCATGGGCGTGAAGGAGAGTGACTGGAACCAGCACAAGGAGCTGGAGAAGTGCCGGGGCGTCTTCCCCGAGAACTTCACCGAGAGGGTCCCGTGA
- the LOC100407797 gene encoding myc box-dependent-interacting protein 1 isoform X22, which produces MAEMGSKGVTAGKIASNVQKKLTRAQEKVLQKLGKADETKDEQFEQCVQNFNKQLTEGTRLQKDLRTYLASVKAMHEASKKLNECLQEVYEPDWPGRDEANKIAENNDLLWMDYHQKLVDQALLTMDTYLGQFPDIKSRIAKRGRKLVDYDSARHHYESLQTAKKKDEAKIAKPVSLLEKAAPQWCQGKLQAHLVAQTNLLRNQAEEELIKAQKVFEEMNVDLQEELPSLWNSRVGFYVNTFQSIAGLEENFHKEMSKLNQNLNDVLVSLEKQHGSNTFTVKAQPRKKSKLFSRLRRKKNSDNAPAKGNKSPSPPDGSPAATPEIRVNHEPEPAGGSMPGAALPKSPSQPTESPAGSLPSREPSAAEGTFAVAWPSQTAEPGPAQPAEASEVAGGTQPAAGAQEPGETAASEAASSSLPAVVVETFPATVNGTVEGGSGAGRLDLPPGFMFKVQAQHDYTATDTDELQLKAGDVVLVIPFQNPEEQDEGWLMGVKESDWNQHKELEKCRGVFPENFTERVP; this is translated from the exons GTTCTCCAgaagctggggaaggcagatgaGACCAAGGATGAGCAGTTTGAGCAGTGCGTCCAGAACTTCAACAAGCAGCTG ACTGAAGGCACCCGGCTGCAAAAGGATCTCCGGACCTACCTGGCCTCTGTCAAAG CCATGCACGAGGCCTCCAAGAAGCTGAACGAGTGTCTGCAGGAGGTGTATGAGCCTGACTGGCCCGGCAGGGATGAGGCCAACAAGATCGCAGAG AACAATGACCTGCTGTGGATGGATTACCACCAGAAGCTGGTGGACCAGGCGCTGCTGACCATGGACACGTACCTGGGCCAGTTTCCCGACATCAAG TCACGCATCGCCAAGCGGGGGCGCAAGCTGGTGGACTACGACAGTGCCCGGCATCACTACGAGTCTCTGCAAACCGCCAAAAAGAAGGATGAAGCCAAAATCGCCAAG cctgtcTCGCTGCTTGAGAAAGCTGCCCCCCAGTGGTGCCAAGGCAAACTGCAGGCTCATCTCGTAGCTCAAACTAACCTGCTCCGAAATCAG GCCGAGGAGGAGCTCATCAAAGCCCAGAAGGTGTTTGAGGAGATGAATGTGGATCTGCAGGAGGAGCTGCCGTCCCTGTGGAACAG CCGCGTAGGTTTCTATGTCAACACGTTCCAGAGCATCGCGGGCCTGGAGGAGAACTTCCACAAGGAGATGAGCAAG CTCAACCAGAACCTCAACGACGTGCTGGTCAGCCTGGAGAAACAGCATGGGAGCAACACCTTCACGGTCAAGGCCCAGCCCAG aaagaaaagtaaactgTTTTCGCGGCTGCGCAGAAAGAAGAACAG TGACAACGCGCCTGCAAAAGGGAATAAGAGCCCTTCACCTCCAGATGGCTCCCCTGCCGCCACCCCTGAGATCAGAGTCAATCACGAGCCAGAGCCAGCCGGCGGGTCCATGCCTGGGGCAGCCCTCCCCAAGTCCCCATCTCAG CCCACAGAGAGTCCAGCCGGCAGCCTGCCTTCCAGGGAGCCCAGCGCTGCCGAGGGCACCTTTGCTGTGGCCTGGCCCAGCCAGACGGCCGAGCCGGGGCCCGCCCAA CCAGCAGAGGCCTCGGAGGTGGCGGGTGGGACCCAACCTgcggctggagcccaggagcccGGGGAGACGGCGGCAAGTGAAGCAGCCTCC AGCTCTCTTCCTGCTGTCGTGGTGGAGACCTTTccagcaactgtgaatggcactGTGGAGGGTGGCAGTGGGGCTGGGCGCCTGGACCTACCCCCAGGTTTCATGTTCAAG GTGCAGGCCCAGCACGACTACACCGCCACTGACACAGATGAGCTGCAGCTCAAGGCTGGCGACGTGGTGCTGGTCATCCCCTTCCAGAACCCCGAGGAGCAG GATGAAGGCTGGCTCATGGGCGTGAAGGAGAGTGACTGGAACCAGCACAAGGAGCTGGAGAAGTGCCGGGGCGTCTTCCCCGAGAACTTCACCGAGAGGGTCCCGTGA